In Sporichthya polymorpha DSM 43042, a genomic segment contains:
- a CDS encoding cobalamin biosynthesis protein: MRRTRATGLALGVLADALLADPRRGHPVAGFGRAAAALERATWRDSRAAGARYTALAVGVPVVAAAFLQRRAAGSSVAATALTAVATWAVLGGTSLGREANLMARHLQVGDLPAARDRLSHLCARDPSGLGEKDLARATVESVAENTGDAVVAPLLWGAVAGVPGLVGYRAVNTLDAMVGYRNERYRSFGWASARLDDVANYLPARLTGLLTVPAARAVGGCSRQAAAVLAADRRDHPSPNAGWCEAAAAGALDVRLGGTNIYSGATETRGTLHAAGREPEVADIGRAVRLSRAVGLGAAALTVLATVLTDRQGWSG; this comes from the coding sequence GTGAGACGGACGCGCGCGACGGGATTGGCGCTGGGCGTCCTGGCTGACGCTCTGCTCGCCGACCCGCGGCGCGGGCACCCGGTCGCGGGGTTCGGACGGGCGGCCGCCGCCCTCGAACGAGCAACCTGGCGCGACTCCCGTGCCGCCGGGGCGCGGTACACCGCCCTCGCCGTCGGTGTACCGGTGGTCGCCGCCGCGTTCCTGCAGCGGCGCGCGGCGGGATCGTCGGTGGCCGCCACGGCGCTGACGGCGGTCGCGACGTGGGCCGTGCTCGGGGGGACCAGCCTCGGGCGCGAGGCAAATCTGATGGCCCGTCATCTCCAGGTCGGCGATCTGCCCGCCGCACGGGATCGGCTCTCGCACCTGTGCGCCCGGGACCCGTCGGGGCTGGGGGAGAAGGACCTCGCCCGCGCCACCGTCGAGTCGGTCGCGGAGAACACCGGCGACGCCGTGGTCGCCCCGCTGCTCTGGGGCGCGGTGGCCGGGGTGCCGGGCCTGGTCGGGTACCGCGCGGTGAACACGCTCGACGCGATGGTCGGCTACCGCAACGAGCGGTACCGGAGTTTCGGGTGGGCCTCCGCGCGTCTCGACGACGTCGCGAACTACCTGCCGGCCCGATTGACCGGTCTGCTCACGGTCCCGGCCGCGCGGGCTGTCGGCGGTTGCTCCCGGCAGGCCGCGGCCGTGCTCGCCGCGGATCGGCGCGACCACCCGAGCCCCAACGCCGGGTGGTGCGAGGCCGCGGCGGCCGGTGCGCTCGACGTCCGGCTCGGGGGGACGAACATTTACTCCGGTGCGACGGAGACCCGCGGCACGCTGCACGCCGCCGGACGGGAGCCCGAGGTCGCCGACATCGGCCGGGCGGTCCGGCTCTCGCGAGCGGTCGGTCTCGGCGCGGCCGCTCTCACCGTGCTCGCCACGGTGCTGACGGACCGTCAGGGCTGGTCCGGGTGA
- a CDS encoding VWA domain-containing protein, which yields MDDLKLALALNAVAPQIGGVLVRGEKGTAKSTVVRALAALLPEQDVVATCRFACDPAAPDPDCPDGPHRAEAPTDRRRARLVELPVGAAEDRVVGSLDLERALTEGVRSFEPGLLAAAHRGVLYVDEVNLLHDHLVDVLLDAAAMGRCYVEREGVSVSHAARFLLVGTMNPEEGELRPQLLDRFGLTVHVAASREPAVRAEIVRRGMQYEADPDRFAAVWAPADAEFAECIASARELLPHVSLPDAELERIAGVCAEFEVDGMRADLVIARAARAHAAWQGRAQVTADDVRAAARLALPHRRRRDPFDAPGLDEAQLDKALEESGPPPEPDPDGGDGGGGGGGGGGNPATSAESSAMTTDPADVTPPAGAGGGVVPEQVTPPEATYRAKLLTVPGIGTGTPGRRSRAETPSGHTSGARRPIGRLGALHAAATLRAAAPFQRERGREPGQGLRLRPGDLREAVREGREGNLVLFCVDASGSMGARTRMGAVKAAVLSLLLDAYQRRDKVGLVTFRGADATLDLPPTSSVEAGAARLRNLPTGGRTPLAAGLAEARHVLAVERLRDPARRPLLVLVTDGRATAAPGTPGDPLALAHRAAAALAADGVAAVVVDCEDGPVRLGLAGGIATLLNAPLLRLHELEGGGGLAGAVRSVRRAA from the coding sequence ATGGACGACCTCAAGCTCGCGCTCGCCCTGAACGCGGTCGCGCCCCAGATCGGTGGGGTGCTGGTCCGCGGGGAGAAGGGGACCGCGAAGTCCACGGTCGTGCGCGCCCTCGCGGCGCTGCTGCCCGAGCAGGACGTCGTCGCAACCTGCCGTTTCGCCTGCGACCCGGCCGCGCCGGACCCCGACTGCCCGGACGGGCCGCACCGGGCCGAGGCGCCCACCGACCGCCGCCGCGCCCGGCTCGTCGAGCTGCCCGTCGGCGCCGCCGAGGACCGGGTGGTCGGCTCGCTGGACCTCGAGCGCGCGCTCACCGAAGGCGTCCGCAGCTTCGAGCCCGGCCTGCTCGCCGCCGCGCACCGCGGCGTGCTCTACGTGGACGAGGTGAACCTGCTCCACGACCACCTCGTCGACGTCCTGCTCGACGCCGCGGCGATGGGCCGCTGCTACGTCGAGCGGGAGGGGGTCTCGGTCTCGCACGCCGCGCGGTTCCTGCTCGTCGGGACCATGAACCCCGAGGAGGGCGAGCTGCGGCCTCAGCTGCTCGACCGTTTCGGGCTCACGGTCCACGTCGCGGCCAGCCGCGAGCCCGCGGTCCGCGCCGAGATCGTGCGCCGCGGGATGCAGTACGAGGCCGACCCGGACCGTTTCGCCGCCGTCTGGGCCCCGGCGGACGCCGAGTTCGCCGAGTGCATCGCCTCCGCCCGCGAGCTGCTGCCGCACGTGTCGCTGCCGGACGCCGAGCTGGAGCGGATCGCCGGCGTCTGCGCGGAGTTCGAGGTCGACGGGATGCGCGCCGACCTCGTCATCGCCCGCGCCGCCCGCGCCCACGCCGCCTGGCAGGGCCGGGCGCAGGTGACCGCGGACGACGTCCGCGCCGCCGCGCGCCTCGCCCTCCCGCACCGACGCCGCCGCGACCCGTTCGACGCCCCCGGCCTCGACGAGGCCCAGCTCGACAAGGCCCTTGAGGAGTCCGGTCCGCCGCCCGAGCCCGACCCCGACGGCGGTGATGGCGGCGGTGGCGGCGGTGGCGGCGGCGGAAACCCCGCAACGTCAGCGGAATCGAGCGCTATGACGACCGATCCCGCTGACGTCACGCCCCCCGCGGGGGCCGGCGGCGGGGTCGTGCCCGAGCAGGTCACCCCGCCGGAGGCGACGTACCGCGCGAAGCTGCTGACCGTCCCCGGCATCGGGACGGGGACGCCGGGCCGGCGCTCCCGCGCCGAGACGCCCTCGGGCCACACCTCGGGTGCGCGCCGGCCGATCGGACGCCTCGGGGCCCTGCACGCGGCCGCGACTCTGCGCGCCGCGGCGCCGTTCCAGCGCGAGCGCGGCCGCGAGCCCGGGCAGGGGCTGCGACTGCGCCCCGGCGACCTGCGCGAGGCCGTGCGCGAGGGCCGCGAGGGCAACCTCGTCCTGTTCTGCGTCGACGCCTCCGGCTCGATGGGCGCCCGCACCCGGATGGGCGCGGTCAAGGCCGCGGTCCTCTCGCTGCTCCTCGACGCCTACCAGCGCCGCGACAAGGTCGGCCTGGTGACGTTCCGCGGCGCCGACGCGACGCTGGACCTGCCGCCGACGTCCTCGGTCGAGGCCGGGGCCGCCCGGCTACGGAACCTGCCCACCGGCGGGCGCACGCCGCTCGCGGCCGGGCTCGCCGAGGCGCGGCACGTCCTTGCCGTCGAGCGCCTGCGGGACCCGGCCCGGCGGCCGCTGCTGGTCCTCGTCACCGACGGGCGCGCCACCGCGGCCCCGGGAACGCCGGGCGACCCGCTCGCCCTCGCCCACCGCGCCGCGGCCGCCCTGGCGGCGGACGGGGTCGCGGCGGTCGTCGTCGACTGCGAGGACGGCCCGGTCCGGCTGGGCCTCGCCGGCGGGATCGCGACCCTGCTGAACGCGCCGCTGCTGCGGCTGCACGAGCTCGAGGGCGGCGGTGGCCTCGCCGGCGCCGTGCGCTCCGTCCGGAGGGCCGCCTGA
- a CDS encoding NAD-dependent epimerase/dehydratase family protein: MAVVVTGSAGFLGQAVVARLLAAGREVIGIDRRGGVPFGPRHTELHADLLGPDGVAVNAIREAAGVIHLAGCPGVRDSRTDVAWYRHRDNVLATAAVLGAASRRTTVVVATSSSIYGGSTGGRPCAETDPLNPRGGYAASKALAEALCRDHNEAGGRVVIARPFTVAGEGQRSDMALSMWIEAARAGRPLRILGGPERTRDVTDVRDAARALVALLDADEPGPVNVGTGVPIRLDAMIDAIATALDVDVQTRVEPAGPEEVSDTRADTRRLESIVGFVPHTDLADVVARQIAATDFDRVAESGRVPA; encoded by the coding sequence ATGGCAGTCGTGGTCACCGGGTCGGCCGGCTTCCTCGGTCAGGCCGTCGTGGCGCGTCTGCTCGCCGCCGGGCGTGAGGTGATCGGCATCGACCGCCGCGGCGGCGTGCCCTTCGGCCCGCGGCACACCGAGTTGCACGCCGACCTGCTCGGGCCCGACGGGGTCGCGGTGAACGCGATCCGCGAGGCCGCCGGCGTCATCCACCTCGCCGGCTGCCCCGGTGTCCGCGACTCCCGCACCGACGTCGCCTGGTACCGGCACCGCGACAACGTGCTGGCCACCGCCGCGGTGCTCGGTGCCGCGTCCCGGCGCACGACCGTGGTCGTCGCGACCTCGTCCTCGATCTACGGCGGTTCGACCGGCGGGCGCCCGTGCGCCGAGACCGACCCGCTGAACCCGCGCGGCGGGTACGCCGCGAGCAAGGCACTCGCCGAGGCCCTCTGCCGCGACCACAACGAGGCCGGGGGCCGGGTGGTCATCGCGCGGCCGTTCACCGTCGCCGGCGAGGGTCAGCGCTCGGACATGGCCCTGTCGATGTGGATCGAGGCGGCCCGCGCGGGTCGTCCGTTGCGCATCCTCGGCGGTCCGGAGCGGACGCGGGACGTCACCGACGTCCGTGACGCCGCCCGTGCGCTGGTCGCTCTGCTCGACGCGGACGAGCCCGGGCCGGTCAATGTCGGAACCGGCGTCCCGATCCGCCTCGACGCGATGATCGACGCGATCGCGACGGCGCTGGACGTCGACGTGCAGACGCGCGTCGAGCCGGCCGGGCCGGAGGAGGTCTCCGACACCCGCGCCGACACCCGGCGCCTGGAGAGCATCGTCGGCTTCGTGCCGCACACCGACCTGGCCGATGTGGTGGCCCGTCAGATCGCAGCCACCGACTTCGACCGGGTCGCGGAGTCCGGCCGCGTCCCTGCGTGA
- a CDS encoding extracellular solute-binding protein → MFRKSLRMPLRVAAVLTLCLPFLVACGGDDESTIRVYSGRHYDLEVAFTQFAKETGINVEFLYGGDAELLERIKAEGEDTPADIFMTVDAGNLWNAAQQDLLLPIQSSVLDEAVPEGLRDPQDRWVGLSMRVRTLMYNPDKVQPSDFDATDSYAGLGDPKWKGRLCMRTATSPYVQSLVAQLIDKQGRDRALEIVKSWVANDVNIIGDDVTILKTVNAGGCDVAITNHYYLARLLEDDSNFKVKPYWANQDGEGVHVNISGAGILKNSDNVADAQKLLEWLATTGANSFVDGNHEYPVNPDVKPDDLISGFGTFKFQPINAEAYGKLNADAIALMSEAGYR, encoded by the coding sequence GTGTTCCGCAAGTCGCTCCGGATGCCCCTTCGAGTGGCCGCCGTCCTGACGCTGTGCCTCCCGTTCCTCGTCGCGTGCGGCGGTGACGACGAGAGCACGATCCGTGTCTACTCCGGTCGCCACTACGACCTCGAGGTGGCGTTCACGCAGTTCGCCAAGGAGACCGGCATCAACGTCGAGTTCCTCTACGGCGGCGACGCGGAGCTCCTCGAACGGATCAAGGCCGAGGGTGAGGACACGCCGGCCGACATCTTCATGACCGTCGACGCCGGCAACCTCTGGAACGCGGCCCAGCAGGACCTGCTGCTCCCGATCCAGTCCTCGGTGCTCGACGAGGCCGTGCCGGAGGGCCTGCGCGACCCGCAGGACCGCTGGGTCGGCCTGAGCATGCGGGTGCGCACCCTGATGTACAACCCCGACAAGGTGCAGCCGAGCGACTTCGACGCGACCGACTCCTACGCGGGACTCGGCGACCCGAAGTGGAAGGGCCGCCTGTGCATGCGGACGGCGACGTCGCCCTATGTGCAGTCCCTGGTCGCGCAGCTGATCGACAAGCAGGGCCGGGACCGCGCGCTGGAGATCGTGAAGAGCTGGGTCGCGAACGACGTCAACATCATCGGCGACGACGTGACGATCCTGAAAACCGTCAACGCGGGCGGCTGCGACGTCGCGATCACGAACCACTACTACCTGGCGCGACTGCTCGAGGACGACAGCAACTTCAAGGTCAAGCCGTACTGGGCGAACCAGGACGGCGAGGGCGTCCACGTGAACATCTCCGGCGCCGGGATTCTCAAGAACTCCGACAACGTCGCCGACGCGCAGAAGCTGCTGGAGTGGCTGGCCACGACCGGCGCCAACTCCTTCGTCGACGGCAACCACGAGTACCCGGTGAATCCGGACGTGAAGCCCGACGACCTGATCTCGGGCTTCGGCACCTTCAAGTTCCAGCCGATCAACGCGGAGGCGTACGGCAAGCTCAACGCCGACGCGATCGCGCTGATGTCGGAGGCCGGCTACCGGTGA
- a CDS encoding RrF2 family transcriptional regulator, producing the protein MKISAKVDYAVRALIEIAGNDSDRPRSAESISTAQDIPRDFLLAVLADLRRAGLVASQRGQAGGWVLLTPASEISVADVIRATDGPLVSVHGRAPEDVSYEGSAEALQSVWIAVRSSLREVLEDVTVAHLLAKDLPQAAVDRTRSEDAWHRR; encoded by the coding sequence TTGAAGATCTCCGCGAAGGTCGACTACGCGGTGCGCGCCCTGATCGAGATCGCGGGCAACGACAGCGACCGCCCGCGTTCGGCGGAGTCGATCTCCACCGCCCAGGACATTCCGCGCGACTTCCTGCTCGCCGTCCTCGCCGACCTGCGCCGGGCGGGGCTCGTCGCGAGCCAGCGGGGCCAGGCCGGCGGCTGGGTCCTGCTGACCCCGGCGAGCGAGATCTCCGTCGCCGACGTCATCCGCGCCACCGACGGCCCGCTGGTCAGCGTCCACGGCCGCGCGCCCGAGGACGTCTCCTACGAGGGCTCGGCCGAGGCCCTGCAGTCGGTCTGGATCGCCGTCCGCTCCAGCCTGCGCGAGGTGCTCGAGGACGTCACCGTCGCGCACCTCCTCGCCAAGGACCTCCCGCAGGCGGCCGTCGACCGCACCCGCTCCGAGGACGCCTGGCACCGCCGCTGA
- a CDS encoding cobyric acid synthase, whose protein sequence is MKGALLVAGTTSDAGKSVLTAGLCRWLHRRGVAVAPFKAQNMSNNSAVTPDGAEIGRAQAMQAAAAGLEPEAAMNPVLLKPGSDRSSQVVLLGEPVADVTARSYRDLKPKLMSTVLDSLADLRARYDVVICEGAGSPAEINLRADDIANLGLARAADLPVVVVGDIDRGGVLAAMFGTLAVLDPADQALIAGFVVNKFRGDPSLLVPGLDRLRELTGRPTYGVLPWLPDLWLDAEDSLTLDAAGPAPGTTAAAGADVLRVAAVRFPRISNLTDLDALAAEPGVVVRFVTAPEEIGDADLVVLPGTRATVPDLAWLRERGLADAVFARAAAGRPVLGVCGGYQMLARTITDEVESRAGAVAGLGLLPADVVFEPRKTVGRTAGEEYGHPVRGYEIHHGRVRPDAGAAPFLDGCRAGAVWGTTWHGALESDAFRRAFLAEVAAAAGRDFRPVGEVSFAEVREARLDVLGDLIADHLDAAALDALIGGGAPRGLPVLRSILESAVQ, encoded by the coding sequence GTGAAGGGCGCCCTGCTCGTCGCGGGCACGACGTCGGACGCCGGCAAGAGTGTTCTGACCGCCGGCCTGTGCCGCTGGCTGCACCGACGCGGGGTCGCCGTGGCGCCCTTCAAGGCCCAGAACATGTCGAACAACTCCGCCGTGACGCCGGACGGGGCCGAGATCGGCCGGGCGCAGGCGATGCAGGCCGCGGCGGCCGGGCTGGAGCCCGAGGCCGCGATGAACCCGGTGCTGCTCAAGCCGGGCAGCGACCGCAGCTCGCAGGTCGTCCTCCTCGGCGAACCGGTCGCCGACGTGACCGCGCGGTCCTACCGCGACCTCAAGCCGAAGCTGATGAGCACCGTCCTCGACTCGCTCGCCGACCTCCGCGCGCGCTACGACGTCGTGATCTGCGAGGGCGCGGGCAGCCCCGCGGAGATCAACCTGCGCGCGGACGACATCGCGAACCTCGGCCTGGCGCGCGCCGCCGACCTGCCGGTGGTGGTCGTCGGCGACATCGACCGCGGGGGCGTGCTCGCCGCGATGTTCGGCACGCTGGCCGTCCTCGACCCGGCGGACCAGGCGCTGATCGCGGGCTTCGTCGTCAACAAGTTCCGCGGTGACCCGTCGTTGCTCGTGCCCGGCCTCGACCGCCTGCGCGAACTGACGGGGCGTCCGACCTACGGCGTCCTGCCCTGGCTGCCGGACCTGTGGCTCGACGCCGAGGACTCGCTCACCCTCGACGCCGCCGGCCCCGCGCCGGGCACGACCGCCGCGGCCGGGGCGGACGTCCTGCGCGTGGCCGCCGTCCGCTTCCCGCGGATCTCGAACCTCACCGACCTCGACGCGCTCGCGGCCGAGCCCGGCGTCGTGGTCCGCTTCGTGACGGCGCCGGAGGAGATCGGTGACGCCGACCTCGTGGTGCTGCCGGGCACCCGGGCGACGGTTCCCGACCTGGCCTGGCTGCGGGAGCGCGGCCTCGCCGACGCCGTCTTCGCGCGGGCGGCGGCGGGCCGGCCCGTCCTCGGCGTCTGCGGCGGGTACCAGATGCTCGCGCGGACGATCACCGACGAGGTCGAGTCCCGCGCCGGGGCCGTGGCGGGCCTGGGTCTGCTGCCCGCCGACGTCGTCTTCGAGCCCCGCAAGACCGTCGGCCGCACGGCGGGCGAGGAGTACGGGCACCCGGTGCGCGGCTACGAGATCCACCACGGCCGGGTTCGCCCCGACGCGGGCGCCGCCCCGTTCCTCGACGGCTGCCGCGCCGGCGCGGTGTGGGGGACGACCTGGCACGGCGCGCTGGAGTCCGACGCGTTCCGGCGCGCGTTCCTCGCCGAGGTCGCCGCCGCGGCGGGCCGGGACTTCCGGCCGGTCGGCGAGGTGAGTTTCGCGGAGGTCCGGGAGGCCCGGCTCGACGTGTTGGGGGACCTGATCGCCGACCACCTCGACGCCGCCGCGCTGGACGCCCTGATCGGCGGCGGCGCGCCCCGCGGGCTGCCGGTGCTGCGGTCGATCCTTGAATCTGCGGTTCAATAG
- a CDS encoding FG-GAP-like repeat-containing protein, with the protein MRYSSDRCPTPSAAWLTAALLSGGLVLAAGGPAGGAAGPVTAPAACRGAAGDTLAGDLNGDGFGDIVVTEYGRTRLQGGIHVYYGTANGLTAEPAGTAPDDEFLTQDSPGVPDKSEDSDEWGAALAVADFNGDRCADVAVGAPGENGTTGAVTILYGSPTGLITATGRPRPLHLSQNTPGVPDAAEPNDRFGAALAAGDFDGDGLADLAVGAPGETKGKAFGSGYVTVLFGASGGLNAGRKAADLRPGRGVVGGKAEDSDAFGTALAAGDVTGDGIDELIVGIPGEDGRGAVALLRGTRDGFTAPAAAFDRGTAGVGKPTFGDAFGSALTTGDFNGDGRTDVAIGMPGADRSRGAVAVLHAAAGGLSAPQLWRQGDDRVSGAAQDGDRFGAVLAAGRLAEGRYDGLAIGTPGDSVEAPGGTVANAGSVTVLLGSAQGLRAKGALLVSQATPGVGGDPTTGDRFGAALLVRKLGSGPARLVIGSPAEGAAGTPNHRAGAFTVLGARATGPTGTGSEFWDLARPGTAGDPARGVFLGYALG; encoded by the coding sequence ATGCGTTACAGCTCCGACCGGTGTCCCACCCCGTCCGCCGCCTGGCTGACCGCTGCCCTGCTCAGCGGCGGACTCGTGCTGGCGGCCGGCGGGCCGGCCGGCGGGGCGGCGGGGCCGGTGACCGCACCGGCCGCGTGCCGGGGCGCGGCGGGCGACACCCTCGCGGGCGACCTGAACGGCGACGGGTTCGGCGACATCGTCGTGACCGAGTACGGCCGGACGCGGCTGCAGGGCGGGATCCACGTCTACTACGGCACCGCGAACGGCCTGACCGCCGAGCCGGCCGGGACCGCGCCGGACGACGAGTTCCTCACCCAGGACTCCCCCGGCGTCCCGGACAAGAGCGAGGACTCCGACGAGTGGGGTGCCGCGCTCGCCGTCGCGGACTTCAACGGCGACCGGTGCGCGGACGTCGCCGTCGGGGCGCCCGGGGAGAACGGCACGACCGGGGCCGTGACGATCCTCTACGGCTCGCCGACGGGCCTGATCACCGCGACGGGCAGGCCGCGGCCGCTGCACCTGAGCCAGAACACCCCCGGCGTCCCGGACGCGGCCGAGCCCAACGACCGCTTCGGGGCCGCGCTGGCCGCCGGCGACTTCGACGGCGACGGGCTCGCGGACCTCGCCGTCGGTGCCCCGGGCGAGACGAAGGGCAAGGCGTTCGGCTCCGGCTACGTCACCGTCCTGTTCGGCGCGTCCGGCGGCCTGAACGCCGGCCGCAAGGCCGCGGACCTGCGCCCCGGCCGCGGCGTCGTCGGGGGCAAGGCCGAGGACTCCGACGCGTTCGGCACGGCGCTCGCGGCCGGCGACGTCACCGGGGACGGCATCGACGAGCTGATCGTCGGCATCCCCGGCGAGGACGGCCGCGGCGCGGTCGCGCTCCTGCGCGGGACCCGGGACGGGTTCACCGCGCCCGCCGCGGCGTTCGACCGTGGCACGGCGGGCGTGGGCAAGCCGACCTTCGGCGACGCCTTCGGGTCTGCCCTGACGACCGGAGACTTCAACGGCGACGGCCGGACGGACGTCGCGATCGGGATGCCCGGCGCGGACCGCAGCCGTGGGGCCGTCGCGGTGCTCCACGCCGCCGCCGGTGGGCTCTCGGCGCCGCAGCTGTGGCGCCAGGGCGACGACCGGGTCTCCGGCGCGGCGCAGGACGGCGACCGCTTCGGGGCGGTGCTCGCCGCCGGCCGCCTCGCCGAGGGCAGGTACGACGGCCTGGCGATCGGCACGCCCGGCGACTCGGTCGAGGCGCCCGGTGGGACGGTGGCGAACGCCGGCTCGGTGACCGTGCTGCTCGGCTCGGCGCAGGGCCTGCGCGCGAAGGGCGCGCTGCTGGTCAGCCAGGCGACGCCCGGTGTCGGGGGCGACCCCACGACCGGGGATCGCTTCGGCGCGGCCCTGCTCGTGCGGAAGCTGGGCAGCGGCCCGGCCCGCCTGGTCATCGGGTCCCCGGCCGAGGGCGCCGCCGGCACGCCGAACCACCGGGCCGGCGCGTTCACCGTCCTCGGCGCAAGAGCAACCGGCCCGACCGGGACCGGGTCCGAGTTCTGGGACCTCGCCCGTCCCGGCACCGCCGGCGACCCCGCCCGCGGCGTCTTCCTCGGCTACGCCCTCGGCTGA
- a CDS encoding lysylphosphatidylglycerol synthase domain-containing protein — MRKARTVIGIVVLALSVVYLVQVVDGPVLRETAEALAASPGPLALALLCYAAAFALRSWAWTRTLPGLEFSQSWAALHVSVLGNHVLPFRLGEILRVTSVLRRTSLAVGPVTATTVTLRLADLLSVAVLALVAVPGLAGELIGAWAWILAVALAAAAVPVLVWARRLLARGPGERVRLPAATIVGTAFVAWALEATLAWQVAHAAGVSLDYHEAIAVTAVAIAAQTVALTPGGIGSYEAAGTAALAALGVDAGTAFAIALATHAVKTAYSLVVGGVALVTPAPGYWGNLRLPRVTPPRPEPYPVAPDAPVVAVIPVYNEQDVVAEVVRRLPATVEGRPLVCIVVDDGSADASAARAADAGAVVVPHEVNRGLGAAVRTALREASALSPAAVVYLDADGEYAPEDLPTVAAPVLAGTADYVVGSRFAGNIEHMRPHRRLGNLVLTRWVRWTARRRDLTDGQSGYRAFSARAAAEAEIIHDYNYAQVLTLDLLGKGFGYAEVPIRYHFRTTGDSFVKLGRYLRKVVPAVHRELNADRLADRPPLPTARWRTRSMTPTR; from the coding sequence GTGCGAAAGGCACGCACGGTGATCGGCATCGTCGTGCTCGCCCTGTCGGTGGTGTACCTGGTCCAGGTCGTCGACGGTCCGGTGCTGCGGGAGACCGCTGAGGCCCTGGCCGCCTCGCCGGGTCCGCTCGCGCTCGCGCTGCTCTGCTACGCGGCCGCGTTCGCCCTGCGTTCCTGGGCCTGGACCCGCACGCTGCCGGGCCTGGAGTTCAGTCAGTCGTGGGCGGCGCTGCACGTCTCGGTGCTCGGCAACCACGTCCTGCCGTTCCGACTCGGCGAGATCCTGCGGGTGACGTCGGTGCTGCGGCGCACGTCCTTGGCGGTCGGGCCGGTCACGGCCACGACGGTGACGCTGCGACTGGCCGACCTGCTGTCGGTCGCGGTCCTGGCGCTGGTCGCGGTCCCCGGCCTGGCCGGCGAGCTGATCGGTGCGTGGGCCTGGATCCTCGCCGTCGCGCTGGCCGCGGCGGCGGTGCCGGTGCTGGTGTGGGCGCGGCGGCTGCTCGCCCGCGGTCCGGGCGAACGCGTCCGGCTCCCGGCCGCGACGATCGTCGGGACCGCGTTCGTCGCCTGGGCCCTGGAGGCCACCCTCGCCTGGCAGGTCGCGCACGCCGCCGGCGTCTCGCTCGACTACCACGAGGCGATCGCCGTCACCGCGGTCGCGATCGCCGCACAGACGGTCGCCCTCACGCCCGGGGGCATCGGCTCCTACGAGGCCGCGGGCACGGCGGCGCTGGCCGCGCTGGGCGTCGACGCCGGCACCGCCTTCGCGATCGCGCTCGCCACCCACGCGGTCAAGACCGCGTACTCGCTGGTGGTCGGCGGCGTCGCCCTGGTGACACCGGCGCCGGGCTACTGGGGCAACCTGCGCCTGCCGCGCGTCACCCCGCCCCGGCCCGAGCCGTACCCGGTGGCGCCGGACGCGCCGGTGGTCGCGGTCATCCCGGTCTACAACGAGCAGGACGTCGTCGCCGAGGTCGTGCGCCGTCTGCCGGCGACGGTCGAGGGCCGCCCGTTGGTCTGCATCGTCGTCGACGACGGCTCGGCCGACGCGTCCGCCGCCCGCGCGGCGGACGCCGGCGCCGTTGTCGTCCCGCACGAAGTCAATCGTGGCCTCGGCGCCGCCGTGCGCACCGCGCTGCGCGAGGCGAGCGCGCTCTCCCCCGCCGCGGTCGTCTACCTGGACGCCGACGGCGAGTACGCACCCGAGGACCTCCCGACGGTCGCCGCCCCGGTCCTCGCCGGGACGGCCGACTACGTCGTCGGTTCCCGGTTCGCGGGCAACATCGAGCACATGCGCCCGCACCGTCGCCTCGGCAACCTCGTCCTCACCCGGTGGGTGCGTTGGACGGCGCGGCGGCGCGACCTGACGGATGGTCAGAGCGGGTACCGCGCCTTCTCAGCCCGAGCCGCCGCCGAGGCGGAGATCATCCACGACTACAACTACGCCCAGGTCCTGACGCTCGACCTGCTCGGCAAGGGTTTCGGATACGCCGAGGTCCCGATCCGCTACCACTTCCGCACCACCGGCGACTCGTTCGTCAAGCTCGGCCGGTACCTGAGAAAGGTGGTACCGGCCGTCCACCGCGAACTCAACGCCGACCGGCTCGCGGACCGTCCCCCGCTGCCTACGGCGCGCTGGCGGACCCGCTCGATGACCCCGACCCGCTGA